The window GAAGAGCATCACCGAAGGCCGCGCTCGACTGCGGGTTCTCATCCGAGCGGTCCCGCTGTTCATCGGGATCCGCAGAGAGGTCGTAGAGTTCGCGCCGGTCCGATTCTTCGATGTACTTGCCCGATCGCGTCCGGACCGCAGCCCGTCGGTTCCCTTCGGCGAACACCTTCGAGACAACCCACGGCCGGGCCTCCTCGGAGTCGGTCAACAACCCATCGACGTCGAAGGGGTGTTCCGCGCCGCCGAGTTCAGCGATCGTCGGTGCGAGTTGCCGCAGTTCGACCGGTTGCTCGACGCGTCCCCGCTCGTCTGCGTTCCACACCACGAGCGGCACGTGCGTTAGATCCTCGTAGAGGTACGGCTGGTGACCGTACCGACCGTGCTCGCCGAACTCCTCGCCGTGATCGGCGTGAACCACGAATACGGGGTCGTCGTCCGCGAGGTCATCCCGCAATCGGGCGAGGAACTGATCCCCGTACCGGATGGAGTCATCGTAGAGGTCGATCAGACGCTGGTGCTCCGCCGCTGAGAAGTCCGGCGTCCACCCGCTGTCGAACATCTCCCAGTACTGCCGAAACGCGGCGTACTTATCCGACCGCGAACTCCACTGCTGGGTGTCGCTCGGCGGCATCCACGGATGGTGTGGCTCCAGGAGGAGGACCCAGAGGAAGTACGGCTCCTCGGCGCGTTCGCGAAACGCGAGAATCTCGTCGTAGAAGTCTTCCCACGGCCGCAGTACCTCGCTCTGTGTGACGACGTTCCGGAACAACCGCAGGTACGTCGATAGTCCGCCCCCCTCGATCGAACTCTCGAAGATCCGCCGCCACGCGCGTTCGAGGACACCACGGTCCTCTGCGAGGAAGTCTTCGAACCAGTCGAACCCCGAATCGAAGCCGAAGTAACTCGACGCCGGCGGATTCGGGGACAGCGCGCCGGTACTGTATCCGGACTCCGAGAGCACCTCCGCGATCGTCGGCCGTGACGTCACCTGCTCGCGCTGCTGTTCGTTAAAGCCGATCTCGGGACTCGCCAGCGAATGCCGACCAGTCATCACGCTCGTCATCGACGCGATGGTCGGCACGCCCGACGCGATCGCGTTCTCGAAGAGAAGCCCCGAATCCGCCATCTCGTCCAGCGTCGGCGTCGTGTTCCGTCCGTACCCGTAACACCCACAGTGATCCGCCCGAAGGCTGTCGTAGGTCACGAGGACGACGTTTCGTCGCTCGTCCGAGCTCACGCGTGTACCTCCTCGTATACCTCGATGAACCGCTCGGCAACCGACGGCCAAGCGTACTCCGCAGCCTTTGACCGCGCCGCGTCCTCGATGTCTGTTCTCGAATCTACGATTAGATTCAACATATCCTCGATTGCGTCCGTGAGTCCGGAGACGTCACCGGGATCCGCCAGCGTGCCTGTCCGTTCAGAATCGATCAAGTCCGGGAGACCCCCAACTCGTGTGCCGACTACGGGTGTTCCCGCAGCCATCGCCTCGATTGCAGTCATCCCGAATCCTTCTTCGAGAGACGGAACGACGAGCGCATCCGCGAGGTGATAGAGCGCCGTGAGGTCCTCCCCGGGAACAAAGCCGGGCATCGTAATATGAGAATCCAGTCCGGCGCGTGCTATCAACCTTTCTACTCGTTGAGTGTACGACACGTCGAGGTCAGCCTCGCCAGCGAGTACGACATCGACGTCATAATCCCGTTCGTTCACGACCCTATCGATCGCACCCACCAACTCTGTGACACCCTTCCGGGGCATCAGTGTCCCCACGAACAGCAGGACCGGTCGATCGCCGATCCCATATGTCTCACGGACCCGCTTGAGAGCCGCAGTGTCGACCGTACCGAACCGTTCGATGTCGACGCCATTGGGGATGATCCTCACAGACGACGGAGGAACCCCCCGGTCGACGAACGCCGATTCGATGGCTGGATTGAGGACGGTCGTCTGTGCAACGCGGTTCGCGAGGAAGACGTCTGGCGAGAACACGGAGAGGAATGAGGGAACATCGGGACCGTCTCCGTCACCCTCCTGTCCTCCTTCCAATAGGTCTAACCGCAATTCTCCGAGGTGGGCCGTGTACACCATCCGATCGCGCAACCACGGCGCAACGGTCGCGAGGACGTTCGCCGCAAACGGGAGGTGGACGTGAAGCACATCGAACTCCATCCCGCGGAGCCAGCGCAGCGCCGCGAGAGCGAAGTTCGTCCGATCGGCGACGAGGCGCACCGCACCGCTTGGAGACGTCACTTCCTCGTAGGGAACGCGCGTCCACGGTTCGTCTGCGCCAGTCCGGAGGTCGAGACGGTGGAACGCGACGCCCTCGTGTTCGGCAGTCGCCGGGAGTCCCTCCCATTGCCGTTCGAGGACCGTCACCTCGTGGCCTGCGGCGGCGGTCCCGCGGGCGACGTTCCAGACGACACCGGGGACAGATCCACGGCCCCGGTACACCTGTTCGTGGCCGTCGTAGAGGTGAATGACGCGCATTACTGACCAATTCTCCCTCGGTGACGATTACTTCTGGAGAGAGTCATCCCGAATGACAACGCGTTCGCGATTCCGTAGCTCTGAATGAAGCCGAGTAGAAACGAGCGAGTGAGCAATCCCATACTACGAGAATAGATACGGATCTCGGCTGAGACAGACAGGATTCCCGATCTTCATTCGTTGAGGTAGCCGAGAGATTTCAGGCGATCTTCGACTTCCGCTTCGTCAACCGGTTCGAAGTCGTCATCTTCTGTCTCTTGCTCTACTTGATAAAGCACCTCCTCCATAACGTATGTGATGTACTCACCTGGGTCGTCCCATTCAGTCCGAGAGAGCCGATTTTCAACGCGTTCAACTATGCGTTCCGGAATATCAACCGAGCGAGTATTTTCCTGCATAACCATCGTTTCCTTGATAGACAATCTGTTGTCAGATAGGTTATTGCGGTTGTATTAACCTTTGGACCGCGTCAAAATATTGCTCACCTGAGTTCGGAGTGGAGCAATATCGGCCACTCTTCGGATGGCTTTTTAGTTGCTCCCGGAATTATAGGTCTTGTTTTGGACTGCGGTGACGTCGCTGCCCCCCACAAACCCCCATCCCAACAAATACTAAAAACGCGGTTTGTCTCTCCGACGGATTTTGTACCACCAGACCCGAAATACGAGATATGGCCCCGCAGACGTCCCCTCCACAGTCGACACCCGACAGACCCAAGCGAGCGAGCGATCCCGATTCGCCCCTCGACACCGATGGTACACGGGACGCACACGCCGCGCCGTCGATCCCGGAACTCTGCTCGATCGGCGGACTGCTCGTCGTCTACCTCGCGGCGCTGACCGCACTCGGGGTGCGGCGCGCCGTGTTGTGGCCGCTTTCGACGAACAGTGACCGGGGTTCGGTGACGTAATCACCCGAGATCAGTCAACCCCGCCGACTCCGCAGCCGTCGCACGTCTCTCGGAGTCTCCTCTCAACAGCTCCTCCACCCGTTCCCGATTCGGCGGCGCACCGGATGACAGTCTTTGCATCGATTCACGATACCGCCAGGTGCCCCGATAGAATAGGTACGCGACCATCCCCGATACGCAGGGCGTAGAGCTCCTCTAACGGATGTCTAACTTTGACACAGTACTCCATAGCTATCCACGTGAGTCAGACGATCCCCTCCCAGTGCCCCGAGTGCTCGGAGATCGCGGTCGACGTCTCGTCGGTCCCGCCCGACAGGCACGACCAGGGGGACCGCTGGGCGACCCGGGCGAAATGCGGCAACTGCGGCGAATTCGTCGGCTGGTATTGATACTGATTACTCTCACTTGTTACCGCCGACGCCACCCCCGTTGACGGCGCTCGGCGGGAAGAGACGAGAGTAATCAGTCTGAGGCGGTCTTCGCCGCAATCGCGGAGCTCGAACCCTCCGACTGTGTGGTCCGTCCTGGTAGAAACTCTATGCCATAGTAGTGACAGAGAGTACGTTTCGTCTGTCTTCGGCTCGGGAGTGCCCCGAGAGAGAGTGGATTTCGTCTGTCTTCGAGTTCCGCGGAGCGGTCCTCGGCGACCACCATCGGTGCGCACTCTCACAACGGGAATGGGTCGTGTGCATCGACGGAGAGTACGTTTCGTCTGTCTGCGGAACGGGAGCGTCCCGGACGAACGCTGCGTCTGTCTGCCGAAGAGGGAGAGTGGAATTCGTTTGTCTTCCGGCGCGGTGGAGTCTAGCAGTGCATTTCGAGTGCCACTAGCAAGACAGAAGAAACAAACAAAACGAGGTTTTAAATATGATTGGGTAGTTTCGAGCGGTAGACCAATGGCCGGGCCATTCAGCGACGTCGAACGGTCGATTTTCGCTGCCAAAGAAGTTCTCTCTGAGGACCACCAACCCGATCAGATCCTCGAACGTGACGAGGAGATCGAGGAATACCGCCACGCTCTCGAAGACGTCCTTTTCGGCCGTACTCCGCAGAACATAATGCTGTACGGGAAGGCGGGACTCGGCAAAACCGCCGTGACGAAATATATGATGGAGGCCCTCCAGACCGAAGTCACGGAGCGTCCTGACGCTGAGGAGTTACACGTCCACGAACTGAACTGTAACGGGAAGACCGTGTATGCTGTCGTCCGCACGCTCGTCAACGAACTGCTTCCGGACACCGCGAGCGACTTTCCCAAGCGAGGCCTCGGGACGGCCGACGCGTTCGAGGAACTCTACGGGCAGCTCGATCGACTCGGTGGGACACATCTGATCGTGTTCGACGAGATCGACCACCTCGATGCGGTCGACACGCTCCTGTATGAACTCCCTCGTGCCAGATCGATCGGTCACATTACGAACTCGAAAGTCGGCGTCATCGGAATCAGTAACAACTACACCTTCCGGCAGTCGCTCTCTCCGAAGGTCAAGGACACGCTGATGGAGAGCGAGATATCGTTCAGCCCGTACGATGCGAGCGAACTCCGGGCGATCCTCGCTGACCGCGCCGATCGCGCGTTCGTGGACGGCGTCTGTGAGGAGTCGGCGATCGCGAGAGCGGCGGCGATCGCAGCGAAAGACCGCGGGAACGCACGCCAGGCGATCGATCTCCTCCGAGTCGGTGGCGAAGTAGCGAAAAAGCGAGGCGACACCCACGTCGACGACACCCATATCGTCGCGGCCCAGGAACTCGTGCAACGCGGTCGGCTGCGAAACCGGATCCGGGATCAGACACAGCACGCCCAACTGCTGCTCGAAACCCTGGCATATATCGAACAACACGAGGAGGCACCGGCCCGATCGAAGGCGATCAAAAACCGATACGAAGATGTCGCCGACTCACACGCCGTCGCCCCACTCACGACGCTGAAGAGCATTCAAAACCACCTCTCGGACCTCCATATGCTCGGATTCCTGCGCCGAACTGGCCAGAATCACGGAGAGGGTGGTGGACGATACTACGAGTACAGTCTCGATCTCGATCCTCAGATCGTTCTCGACATCAGGCGCGAGATCGAAGCGGCGGCCAATCCGGGGTGACGCTCGGACTGAGACAGACGAAACGTACTCTCTCTCGGGAGCGAACTACCGACTGGTATCCGGCGAGTGTTTGCAAGTCTTCGCCCACGCGATCGCCCGACGCCGTGCGATCGGATGTGCAATCAGTTGCAAACGCTACGATACGTCGGACCGTACACCTCGATCGGCGCGAATTCAGAACTCGAAGGCGTCCACATCGAGAACAGCGTCGTCATCGGCGATTCAACCATCACCGCCAACGGTCGGATCGTCGACAGCCTCCTCGGCCGCGGCGCGAACGTCGAGAGCGCCGAGACCCTCCTCCCGGAGGGCCGTAGACTCGTCGTCGGCGAGAACTCCCAGCTCAGATTGTGAAAATGAGAATCATCACTCACTCCTGTCCGGCCTGTGGCACCGTCGTCGCCGCGAACGAACTCGAAAGCAATCGCGTGATGAAGTGTCCCGTCCCGGACTCGGCTGTCAGGAAGTCCTCCGCTTCGCGGACCTTCCCCAAGAGGCGCGCGAACACTTCCTCGACAATCGCGAGCAGTACCGGATGTAGGCGATCGAGCCATCACGGAAGGCGTCGATTCCCTCCCGGCGTCGGGAGGCTTCTTCCAACTTTTCGAGTTCGCATCCCTTCCTGTTGAGACCTGCTTCTGTGGGAACGTACCGGAGAATTAATTGCTGATTCTCGGAACCGTTAGGTATGCGAGTACCCTCACCGCCCGCTGGATACGATGTCTCGAAGGTTGTCGGTGGGAGTACGCCGAACTGTGTACGTACAGTTGGCTTCGACCGACAGTCGAACCACATTCCTCGGTTCATCGTTCAACTGCATTATCAAACCGGTGTCAACCCCGTTCAGTGGGAGGCCATCGCCCGAATCGATCATAATGAAACTGCCGCACTCGGACACGACATCTATCAAGAAGGCCTCCACATCGATACTGCTCGACGATCCCAGCCGCCTGTGAAGCTCCGTCCGTCCCATAGCCCACTCCCGACGAGTCGGGGCAAAGTAATCCGGTCCTGTACCGACTATCTTGATGCCAACGCGGATTATTTTATCGACGTCTATGAGGGCCGAATCACCCCTGGATCGCCGCCACGGTGGCCTGACGGGGGATCCACACCACCTACGTTTATACACTCGTGGGACCTAACTGAGCGTATGAGCCAGGAACCGCCGGCGGAAGACCCCCTCTCGACGGACGAGCTGACCGAACTGCTCGCCGAGGCCGAGGGGACTACGCCGGAGGCCATCGAACGGGGTGCAGCGGAGATCGAGATCGCGCCTCCAAGCGAAGCGAACGTTGTTGACGAGTAGCTCAGCACCCGTCTGCTACTGTTCTCGCAGTTCTTCTGCGCCGCCCGCAGCTGATGAGCACCGACGAATCGACGAAAACGATCGCCTGATCGCGTTCCCTATCGATTCATACTGACTGCTCTCACTGTGTCCCGGTGATCGCTATCCCCGGTCGTGGTGATCACCGGTAAGAGACGAGAGCAGTCAGTATCACGGCGCGGCAGTGGCCGTGTCGCCACTCTCTGGATCGAACGGGAGAGCGATGACGAGTTCGTCGAACCAGACGACCGGGCGTTTACGCTGGCCCTCTTCCTCGAAGAAGATGATGCCCAGCTGGGCGAGCCGACTGAGTTCCTCGTGGACGTTCTTCACGTCCCGGTCAACGACCCG is drawn from Halobellus limi and contains these coding sequences:
- a CDS encoding sulfatase, giving the protein MSSDERRNVVLVTYDSLRADHCGCYGYGRNTTPTLDEMADSGLLFENAIASGVPTIASMTSVMTGRHSLASPEIGFNEQQREQVTSRPTIAEVLSESGYSTGALSPNPPASSYFGFDSGFDWFEDFLAEDRGVLERAWRRIFESSIEGGGLSTYLRLFRNVVTQSEVLRPWEDFYDEILAFRERAEEPYFLWVLLLEPHHPWMPPSDTQQWSSRSDKYAAFRQYWEMFDSGWTPDFSAAEHQRLIDLYDDSIRYGDQFLARLRDDLADDDPVFVVHADHGEEFGEHGRYGHQPYLYEDLTHVPLVVWNADERGRVEQPVELRQLAPTIAELGGAEHPFDVDGLLTDSEEARPWVVSKVFAEGNRRAAVRTRSGKYIEESDRRELYDLSADPDEQRDRSDENPQSSAAFGDALRSHVHDEQERRAVEAAREAVTEGEVEL
- a CDS encoding glycosyltransferase family 4 protein, with product MRVIHLYDGHEQVYRGRGSVPGVVWNVARGTAAAGHEVTVLERQWEGLPATAEHEGVAFHRLDLRTGADEPWTRVPYEEVTSPSGAVRLVADRTNFALAALRWLRGMEFDVLHVHLPFAANVLATVAPWLRDRMVYTAHLGELRLDLLEGGQEGDGDGPDVPSFLSVFSPDVFLANRVAQTTVLNPAIESAFVDRGVPPSSVRIIPNGVDIERFGTVDTAALKRVRETYGIGDRPVLLFVGTLMPRKGVTELVGAIDRVVNERDYDVDVVLAGEADLDVSYTQRVERLIARAGLDSHITMPGFVPGEDLTALYHLADALVVPSLEEGFGMTAIEAMAAGTPVVGTRVGGLPDLIDSERTGTLADPGDVSGLTDAIEDMLNLIVDSRTDIEDAARSKAAEYAWPSVAERFIEVYEEVHA
- a CDS encoding Cdc6/Cdc18 family protein, coding for MAGPFSDVERSIFAAKEVLSEDHQPDQILERDEEIEEYRHALEDVLFGRTPQNIMLYGKAGLGKTAVTKYMMEALQTEVTERPDAEELHVHELNCNGKTVYAVVRTLVNELLPDTASDFPKRGLGTADAFEELYGQLDRLGGTHLIVFDEIDHLDAVDTLLYELPRARSIGHITNSKVGVIGISNNYTFRQSLSPKVKDTLMESEISFSPYDASELRAILADRADRAFVDGVCEESAIARAAAIAAKDRGNARQAIDLLRVGGEVAKKRGDTHVDDTHIVAAQELVQRGRLRNRIRDQTQHAQLLLETLAYIEQHEEAPARSKAIKNRYEDVADSHAVAPLTTLKSIQNHLSDLHMLGFLRRTGQNHGEGGGRYYEYSLDLDPQIVLDIRREIEAAANPG